The Cucumis melo cultivar AY chromosome 5, USDA_Cmelo_AY_1.0, whole genome shotgun sequence genome has a segment encoding these proteins:
- the LOC127149499 gene encoding uncharacterized protein LOC127149499 has protein sequence MNRFVEHQMLTTFKEFRADCHRHFKKYSDPEEARANPPNALVGRDEDWHFLCDHYISRAFQEQSRTNKTARQKQPYNHSSGSKSFLQRQYELAERRGQPVDRVKLFRETHVRAGTFVSQAAEDAHPTPEGSQPLSEDEICDQVLGRRPGYSKGLGWGPKPKARRMASASSSSTSSSQSTQKEIELQAKLHEALERIEVQDRNHQALASQVEAVKKMIEDLTCAQQGPPHDP, from the exons atgaacaggtttgttgagcatcagatgctcacgacctttaaagagttccgggccgactgtcatagacatttcaaaaagtacagcgacccggaggaggctcgtgccaacccaccaaatgcattggttggacgtgatgaggattggcacttcctctgcgaccattatatcagccgtgcatttcag gagcaatcacggacaaacaagactgctagacagaagcagccttacaatcatagtagcgggtccaagtcatttctacaacgacagtatgagctcgctgaaagaagagggcagccggtcgatcgtgtgaaattgttccgggaaacacacgttcgagctgggacattcgtgtcgcaggccgccgaggatgcgcat cctaccccagagggtagtcagccactctctgaggatgagatatgcgatcaggtgttgggtagacgaccaggctactcaaaaggccttggttggggacccaagccgaaggcccgcagaatggcaagtgcaagcagttcgtcgacatcttctTCGCAGTCCACccaaaaagaaattgaattacaagctaaacttcatgaagctttggaacggattgaagtacaagatagaaatcaccaagcattagcttcacaagtggaagctgtgaaaaagatgattgaagacctaacttgtgcacaacagggaccaccacatgatccctag
- the LOC103491263 gene encoding protein LONGIFOLIA 1: MTTGMVQDQNLEKQIEKQMGCMAGFLHIFDRHQILAGKRLYSTKRLPPSVGNSTPPPPENSVSLPEATVELEKLQQTRTMPSPDRVKHFAPVTELRSPAPEPATPVQTKPKQTLPLPVFEYKEGNRSLWKFSREAPRLSLDSRAIVDGKGSIYPREIRTNASILSANRSETSTEEGDEQRRSPSVIARLMGLEPLPNSEPELIKNAELRRSASESRVSKDFYHSRFIDGNNFRLKQSQHSSSQDNNGSNVLLKNAANMDHSSNVKMLDRNDFAARSTKVEPIRSQRGLGPRKIFFDSGDVFPEPKQPASIYGEIEKRLKMRGIDEPSKDLETLKQILEALQLKGLLHSMKSPSQRKLVYDRISSQAESPIVVMRPARSPTSVNRLGRISNDSPPSSYRARQIGRRNVNVIGDSMPSVTTRRDRLEFDRNLRNQPRNRFSSSPTRCENNVKSPSRRGLFVETQRRINDPVDQRRNSKINSSKFGSDPQMSNRSPKNRKPMGSVHHPKERKIYISQAEDESSTFSESSISNSSQTDTERSNKIEEYKEGRTLLERCGKLLHSIAEITATELQPSPVSVLDSSFYKEESSPSPVLKRQIDFKDQVVDVEDEGWFQAISLMESGLADGSDDGDFVYVMDVLRASRCLQDDDSDIFLLLEEQQYLKGKDVSKVPRLQRRLIFDTITEILDRNRQLPPWKSNAQPESMTEPTSVQEIWSEFQRMRDRENNTSRDLFEVICSVLKKDLTRDAPSGWRDWPVETSQAVLDIERLIFKDLIGETIRDLAAITGKCNLNNAINMMPRRKLVF; encoded by the exons ATGACGACGGGAATGGTGCAAGACCAGAATCTCGAGAAGCAGATTGAGAAGCAGATGGGTTGCATGGCTGGATTCCTTCATATCTTTGATCGTCATCAGATTTTGGCCGGGAAACGCCTCTACTCCACTAAACGCCTCCCTCCCTCG GTAGGGAACTCAACACCACCGCCGCCGGAGAATTCCGTCTCCTTACCGGAGGCAACGGTGGAATTGGAAAAACTACAGCAGACTAGAACGATGCCTTCTCCGGACAGAGTCAAGCATTTTGCTCCCGTGACGGAGCTTCGATCTCCAGCGCCGGAACCAGCGACGCCGGTGCAAACGAAGCCGAAACAGACGCTTCCTCTTCCAGTTTTTGAATACAAGGAAGGGAATCGGTCTTTATGGAAATTCTCGAGAGAAGCTCCACGGCTTTCGTTGGATAGCAGAGCTATTGTTGACGGGAAAGGAAGCATTTATCCGAGGGAGATCCGTACAAACGCGTCTATTCTCTCTGCAAACCGTAGTGAAACCTCCACGGAAGAAGGTGATGAACAACGGCGCTCTCCGAGTGTTATTGCTAGATTAATGGGGCTGGAACCATTACCTAACTCCGAACCAGAACTGATAAAAAACGCCGAGCTTCGAAGATCGGCTTCCGAATCCAGAGTTTCTAAAGACTTCTATCATAGTCGGTTCATCGACGGTAACAATTTCCGACTTAAACAATCTCAACATTCGAGCTCGCAGGATAATAATGGAAGCAATGTACTATTAAAGAATGCAGCAAACATGGACCACAGCTCAAATGTCAAAATGCTGGACAGAAACGATTTTGCTGCAAGAAGTACGAAGGTTGAGCCTATTAGGTCGCAAAGAGGATTAGGACCTCGCAAGATTTTCTTCGATTCCGGAGACGTTTTTCCAGAGCCAAAGCAACCTGCATCAATCTATGGAGAGATAGAGAAGAGGTTGAAGATGAGAGGAATTGATGAACCTTCAAAAGATTTAGAAACGTTAAAACAAATCCTCGAGGCACTTCAACTCAAGGGTCTTCTTCATTCCATGAAATCTCCTAGCCAGAGGAAACTTGTTTACGACCGTATTTCTTCACAGGCTGAATCTCCGATTGTGGTGATGAGACCTGCTAGATCACCAACTTCAGTCAATCGTTTAGGAAGAATCAGTAACGATTCTCCACCTTCGAGTTACAGAGCAAGACAAATCGGTCGCCGGAATGTTAATGTTATCGGCGACTCCATGCCGTCCGTAACCACGAGACGCGATCGTTTGGAGTTCGATCGGAATTTACGGAATCAACCTAGAAATAGATTCTCTAGCTCTCCAACTAGATGCGAGAATAACGTGAAAAGTCCGAGTAGAAGAGGATTGTTCGTGGAAACACAGAGAAGAATTAACGACCCTGTAGATCAGAGAAGAAATTCGAAGATAAATTCATCAAAATTTGGATCAGATCCCCAAATGTCAAACCGATCCCCAAAAAACAGGAAACCAATGGGTTCTGTTCATCATCCAAAAGAACGGAAGATTTACATATCTCAAGCAGAAGATGAATCGTCCACATTCTCAGAAAGTAGCATTAGCAACTCTTCACAAACGGATACAGAG AGGTCCAACAAAATTGAAGAGTACAAAGAGGGCCGTACTCTATTAGAGAGGTGTGGTAAGCTTCTTCACAGTATAGCAGAAATCACAGCGACTGAGTTACAACCGAGTCCTGTCTCGGTACTTGACTCGTCTTTTTACAAGGAGGAGTCGTCACCATCACCTGTACTAAAACGGCAAATAGATTTCAAAG ACCAAGTGGTTGATGTGGAAGACGAAGGGTGGTTTCAAGCTATCTCATTGATGGAATCGGGTTTGGCCGATGGATCTGACGATGGTGATTTTGTCTATGTTATGGATGTTCTCCGAGCCTCACGTTGCTTGCAAGATGATGACTCCGATATATTTCTATTGTTAGAGGAACAACAGTATTTGAAAGGGAAGGACGTCTCCAAGGTTCCAAGGCTTCAAAGGAGGCTAATTTTCGACACGATAACTGAGATTCTCGACCGAAACAGACAATTACCACCATGGAAATCCAACGCACAGCCAGAATCCATGACCGAGCCGACTTCAGTGCAGGAGATTTGGTCCGAGTTTCAGCGAATGAGGGACCGAGAAAACAACACATCAAGGGACTTGTTTGAGGTCATCTGCAGTGTCTTGAAAAAGGATCTAACAAGAGATGCTCCTAGCGGATGGAGGGACTGGCCAGTTGAAACATCCCAAGCAGTTTTAGACATTGAGAGATTAATATTCAAAGACTTGATTGGCGAAACGATCCGAGATCTTGCTGCCATTACTGGAAAATGCAACCTCAATAATGCCATTAACATGATGCCTAGAAGGAAGCTGGTGTTCTAA